In one window of Poriferisphaera corsica DNA:
- a CDS encoding DUF4955 domain-containing protein: MLRINRLLIVCAVLCVGVLCVVHECHGQGARGCETWRRFVHEMESGEEPTIHDFSYAGYRYGEVDLPRVEGPVFDVRDYGAKGDGKHDDREAIELATKAANEAGGGVVYLSAGMYAISERGTDAGPMMLNVAGGVVFRGDGDGEGGTVLWMKDRLDALNPKQMWSTPYFFQVNGVAKRKIEKLTEIVGFAQKESRRVKVGDVGKLAVGQWVTVELRDKAIVDEVLLPYEVEPQMTVLRNEGLLLRFNMQIVGIEGDEVEFGSPFRMRVDPQYGWTIRSYRYAEEVGVEGIRFKGNWQEQFKHHKNAVHDSGWSYLQVNRVVNGWVRDCTFEDVSNALAVIRSANVTVRDVVIEGNGGHAATHVSDSSNCMFVNVADKAGQYHSCGVAQRASGNVFYRCQWVKDTSFESHANYPMATLFDRCQGGFMLNRMGGHTSNQPNHMGGLTFWNFRGEGEPLRLLEFWRTKSKWGKVLPPVIVGYHGNRTTFDRKQVLVLESQGRPVYPESLYEAQLERRLGELPEWLVGYAK; encoded by the coding sequence ATGTTGCGGATCAATCGATTGTTAATAGTTTGTGCGGTGTTATGTGTTGGGGTGCTTTGCGTTGTTCATGAGTGTCATGGGCAGGGTGCGAGGGGGTGTGAGACTTGGCGGAGGTTTGTGCATGAAATGGAGAGCGGTGAGGAGCCGACGATTCATGATTTTTCGTATGCGGGGTATCGTTATGGCGAAGTTGATTTGCCGCGGGTTGAGGGACCGGTGTTTGATGTACGGGATTATGGGGCGAAGGGTGATGGGAAACATGATGATCGTGAGGCGATTGAGTTAGCTACGAAAGCGGCGAATGAAGCGGGTGGTGGTGTGGTGTATTTGTCGGCGGGGATGTATGCGATCAGTGAGCGGGGGACGGACGCGGGGCCGATGATGTTGAATGTTGCAGGTGGTGTGGTTTTTCGTGGTGATGGTGATGGGGAAGGTGGGACGGTGCTATGGATGAAGGATCGTTTGGATGCGCTGAATCCGAAGCAGATGTGGTCAACGCCTTACTTTTTTCAGGTGAATGGAGTCGCAAAGAGGAAGATTGAAAAACTGACTGAGATTGTGGGTTTCGCTCAAAAGGAATCGCGTCGGGTGAAGGTGGGGGATGTTGGGAAGTTGGCGGTTGGGCAGTGGGTGACGGTTGAATTGAGGGATAAGGCGATTGTGGATGAGGTGTTGTTGCCGTATGAGGTCGAGCCGCAGATGACGGTGCTGCGTAATGAGGGTTTGTTGCTTCGGTTTAATATGCAGATTGTTGGTATTGAGGGAGATGAGGTTGAGTTTGGTTCGCCGTTCCGGATGAGGGTCGATCCGCAATATGGGTGGACGATTCGATCATATCGATATGCTGAGGAAGTGGGTGTTGAGGGGATTAGGTTTAAAGGGAATTGGCAAGAGCAATTTAAGCATCACAAGAATGCGGTGCATGATAGTGGGTGGTCTTATTTGCAGGTGAATCGCGTGGTGAATGGTTGGGTTCGGGATTGTACGTTTGAAGATGTTAGTAATGCTTTGGCGGTTATTCGAAGTGCGAATGTGACGGTGCGTGACGTTGTGATTGAGGGGAATGGTGGACATGCGGCAACACATGTCAGCGACTCTAGCAATTGTATGTTTGTGAATGTTGCGGACAAAGCGGGTCAGTATCATTCGTGTGGTGTTGCGCAACGTGCCTCGGGCAATGTGTTTTATCGATGCCAGTGGGTAAAGGATACGAGTTTTGAATCGCATGCGAACTATCCGATGGCGACATTGTTTGATCGGTGCCAGGGCGGGTTTATGTTGAATCGGATGGGAGGTCATACGTCGAATCAGCCGAACCATATGGGTGGTTTGACGTTTTGGAATTTCAGGGGTGAGGGGGAGCCGTTGCGATTGTTGGAGTTTTGGCGAACGAAGTCTAAGTGGGGGAAGGTGTTGCCGCCGGTGATTGTGGGGTATCACGGGAACCGGACGACGTTTGATCGTAAGCAAGTGTTGGTGTTGGAGTCGCAGGGGAGGCCGGTGTATCCGGAGTCATTGTATGAGGCGCAGTTGGAGCGACGGCTAGGCGAGTTGCCTGAGTGGTTGGTGGGATATGCGAAGTGA